TCATTGGTCATGACAATCACCTGGGCCCCTTTGCCGACCGCGCCGCCACCGCCCGCCGCACCGTAGACCCCCGTCACATCTCGAGCGCGGCGAATATGGCGAACGGTACCGTGGAAATTGGTCTTAGAAGCCCCGAAGGCGAGGCCGCCCGAGATGCCGCCGACAGAGATGGGATAGCGGCGACCATGGAAGGTCAGCGTGCCTTCGCCTCCAGAACCACCCACAAAGAAGGCAGCCTTGTAGACTGAGAAGCTGATCGTACCGCTGTCGGCATGCGCGGAGCCGGCAAAGCCCATTCCTGCTGCAGCGATAACCGCAACCGCGACTGAACGAATTCTAGATGAAAATTTCATGATGCAAGTCTCCTCAAAATCGAGGCTTACCCCGCCAGGAGGGCGTGTCAGCGTCATGCCAAAGTCACAGCTGAAACAGTCTCGCCCGTCATTGGTTCCAAGCACGGGGCCAGGATCCGACTGGGAGAAAGAGGCCATAAAACGAAGCCGATGGCAA
This DNA window, taken from Rhizobium etli CFN 42, encodes the following:
- a CDS encoding lipid-binding SYLF domain-containing protein; translated protein: MKFSSRIRSVAVAVIAAAGMGFAGSAHADSGTISFSVYKAAFFVGGSGGEGTLTFHGRRYPISVGGISGGLAFGASKTNFHGTVRHIRRARDVTGVYGAAGGGGAVGKGAQVIVMTNDKGAQLELTGKQVGLQVNADLSGIAITVK